TTGGATGCGGGGTCGAAGGGGGTGAGGTCGTCGAGGCCGAGGCTCTTGACGGCCTGTTGCACCAGATCCGCCTCGGACACAGCGGGGGAGAGGCCTTGACGGCGAAGGTAGTGAAGACCCGCATCGCGAAGCGCCCTCAGCGGTACCAACCCGACGATCTCGCTCCCCGTGACGCGCAGTCCGCGTCGTGTGGCTTCTTCGACCACCGCATCGAATGCGATATGGACGGGCGTGACCTCCGCGTTTGTCAGGTTCATGGAGATCTGTGCAGCCCCGTATTCGGGGATGAGCCAGCCGACGGCCTTGCACTCCTTCAGGCGACCGGGAACCATGACAAACTTGCCGTCGTGATCCCGGATGGCTTTGCCCGAGGAATCGCGCTTGCGACGGCCCCGCTCGCGAATATCGAGCGCGATGTCGTGCGCGAGCTTCCGGGAGCGCGTATCGAGGTTGATATTGTAGGCGATCAGAAAGTTCCGCGCGCCGATGGCCGTGGCACCCGAGCGGGGATTGAACTTCGCCGGGCCGAAGTCCGGATCCCATTCCGACTTTCCCTCGCGAGCCGCCAGGCCTTCATACTCGCCCGCACGGACTGCGGCCAGATTCTGCCGCTCGGGTCGGGAGGCCGCATGTTCGTAGAGGTATACCGGGATGCCCAGCTCTTCGCCGACTCGCGTACCCAGCTTGCGGGCCAGCTCCGCGCACTCGTCCATGGTGACACCCGACACCGGGACGAAGGGACACACATCGGTGGCGCCCATGCGCGGGTGCGCGCCCGAGTGGGCGGACATGTCGATCCGTCGCTGCGCCTCCGCGATCAGCCGGAAAGCTGCGTCGACCGTGGCATCCGGGTTGCCGACGAGGGTGATCACGGTCCGGTTCGTTTCCTCCCCGGGGTCTACATCCAGGAGGGCTACGCCGGGAATGTTCTGCACGACGGCGGTCACCGCATCGATGACGGTGCGGTCACGGCCTTCGCTGATGTTGGGAACGCATTCCACAATGCGCGACATGGGTACCTCCGCTGTCCCTGAACGGTCTGACGGGCGTGGGTCCGGCTGAAATCGTGTCGGATCGTACCGCCTGAGGTCGCCGGCGTCCAACCGGCGTTCCATGCCGAACTCCACAGAGGCGTTCCAGCGCGATTTCCGGTAGGGTTCCCCCGCCTGGAAATGGTATATTGGTTCGGCTTGTCTGAAATCGTGGCGAACCAGGGAACCTCGTCATTGTCCCGAGTCGCCGCGCCCCTGTCGTGGAACCGCGAGGAAGAAATGGAACACCGACCCGAAGACGAGTCGCCGGAGACCCCGGTGACGGAGAAAACCCCGCTGACCGATCCGACCCCCACCCCTGACGCCCCTGCCGCGGAGCCTGCTGCCGAGAAGGCGGAGGATCCGGTGGAAGTGCCCGACGCCCCTGCCGGGGAGCCAGCCGCCGAGAAGGCGGAGGATCCGGTGGAAGCGCCCGACGCCCCTGCCGGGGAACCTGCCGCCGAGAAGGCGGAGGCAGACGGGGAGGACTTCGCCAAAATGCTCAAGGAGTCCGAGGAGAAGAACTGGGTCGAGCCGCGCAAGGGGCTTCGCGTTCAGGGGAAGATCGTGCGGATCGGTGAGGATGCCGCATTCGTGGACTTCGGGGGGAAGGCAGAGGGAAGCCTGGACCTGAAGGAGATTGCTGGCGAGGAAGGGAATCCCGCGAAGAAGGTCGGAGATCAGGTCACGGCGGTGATTTCTGAGGTCGATGGGGGCGTTCGTCTGGCGCTCAGAGCAGGAAAGCGTCAGGGGAGCATTCGGGCCATGCTGGAGGCTGCGGAATCCAAGCTTCCGGTTGAGGGGAAGGTCGTTGGCACCAACAAGGGTGGGCTGGTTGTATCGACCAAGGGGTTGCGAGCCTTTTGCCCCTTCTCCCAGATCGATCGGCATTTTGTGGAGGACGCGAAGGCCTACCTCGGCAAGAAGTTCTCCTTCCGGGTGATCTCTGCGGATCGCAAGGGTCGCAATGTGATTCTCTCCCGGCGTGTCATCCTGGACGAGGAAGCGCGCGGAAACGCAACTCGGGTGCGGGAGACGCTGGAGGTCGGTTCGGTGCTGACCGGGGTTGTTTCGCGGATTCGCCCGTTCGGCGCATTTGTGGACCTCGGCGGGCTGGACGGGCTCGTCCATGTGTCGGAGATCAGCTTCGGCCGCGTTGCGAATCCGAACGATGCGCTCAAGGTGGGACAGGAAGTTCAGGTGAAGGTGGTGAAGCTGGAGGACCTCGGAGGCGAGAAGGAGCGCGTCAGTCTTTCCATTCGGCAGCTTCTGGAGGATCCGTGGAAGACAATGACCGAGACGATGACCCCGGGGCAGTGGATCGAGGGCAAGGTTGTGCGTCTGGCGGATTTCGGAGCTTTTGTGGAAGTCGCTCCCGGAGTGGATGGCCTCGTCCATGTCTCGGAACTGGCGGACCACCGAGTGGAGAATCCCTCGGAGGTGCTCACAGTCGGGCAGGATGTGAAGACGCGAGTGGTGAGAGTCGACTCGGAGGCGCGGCGGATTTCGCTGTCGCTTCTGGAAGAGTCTGCATCTCCGGAGAGACAGAGCGGCGGTCGGCCTGAAGGAGGCCGGGGCAGTCGGGGGCGCCAGAGTGGTCGGGATCGCGGAGACCGCAACGACCGTGGTGGGAGTTCCAGGGGGGCCACGCGGGCCAGCAGCGGAGATGCTGGCGGGATGACCTCGATGGGCGAAGCCTTCGAGCGCCTTCGGGAGCGGACGACGGAAGAGTAGAGGAGAGTCCACGGCCCGGAGGGTCGGTCTTCCCATGAGGACCCGGAACGACAACCTGGCTCAGCCCGTCGGAGCCGGGTGGGTGCCCTACGCCGAACTCACCAAGCCTCGGCTTG
This DNA window, taken from Gemmatimonadota bacterium, encodes the following:
- the ftcD gene encoding glutamate formimidoyltransferase: MSRIVECVPNISEGRDRTVIDAVTAVVQNIPGVALLDVDPGEETNRTVITLVGNPDATVDAAFRLIAEAQRRIDMSAHSGAHPRMGATDVCPFVPVSGVTMDECAELARKLGTRVGEELGIPVYLYEHAASRPERQNLAAVRAGEYEGLAAREGKSEWDPDFGPAKFNPRSGATAIGARNFLIAYNINLDTRSRKLAHDIALDIRERGRRKRDSSGKAIRDHDGKFVMVPGRLKECKAVGWLIPEYGAAQISMNLTNAEVTPVHIAFDAVVEEATRRGLRVTGSEIVGLVPLRALRDAGLHYLRRQGLSPAVSEADLVQQAVKSLGLDDLTPFDPASKIIEYRLQQPGRLVDKTVTAFLDELAADSPAPGGGSVASLMGALSAALSAMVTNLTVGKKGYESAEEEMKAVGLKAQQLKEAFAADIDRDTEAFNDLFAAAKMKRKTPEEVAARASALREATRAATLIPLGVLQRAVDTVELSGAVAERGNTNSLSDAGVAALAARACAEGAYYNVLINLIDTDDSEWAAPVMKDAAATLARVSAGAEAVTSRIRDRLEYTDATGQAADPQ
- the rpsA gene encoding 30S ribosomal protein S1, encoding MEHRPEDESPETPVTEKTPLTDPTPTPDAPAAEPAAEKAEDPVEVPDAPAGEPAAEKAEDPVEAPDAPAGEPAAEKAEADGEDFAKMLKESEEKNWVEPRKGLRVQGKIVRIGEDAAFVDFGGKAEGSLDLKEIAGEEGNPAKKVGDQVTAVISEVDGGVRLALRAGKRQGSIRAMLEAAESKLPVEGKVVGTNKGGLVVSTKGLRAFCPFSQIDRHFVEDAKAYLGKKFSFRVISADRKGRNVILSRRVILDEEARGNATRVRETLEVGSVLTGVVSRIRPFGAFVDLGGLDGLVHVSEISFGRVANPNDALKVGQEVQVKVVKLEDLGGEKERVSLSIRQLLEDPWKTMTETMTPGQWIEGKVVRLADFGAFVEVAPGVDGLVHVSELADHRVENPSEVLTVGQDVKTRVVRVDSEARRISLSLLEESASPERQSGGRPEGGRGSRGRQSGRDRGDRNDRGGSSRGATRASSGDAGGMTSMGEAFERLRERTTEE